AGATTTCTAATAACACGGCATGTTCAATACGACCATCAATAATATGCACCGCATTGACTCCCGCACTCACCGCATCCAACGCACAACCAATCTTTGGTAACATTCCGCCGTGAATCGTACCATCAGCAATCAATTCTTGTACCTTTTCTCTATTTAAGCCCGTCAGCACATTATTTTCTTTGTCTAATACGCCTGCGGCATTGGTTAATAACATTAATTTCTCTGCGGTTAATACCTCTGCTAATTTGCCTGCCACTAAATCCGCATTAATATTATAAGACTGTCCATCCTCGCCCACGCCAATAGGCGCAATCACAGGAATAAAATCACCTTGTAATAAGGTATTTAATATCCGAATATCGATCTGAGACACTTCGCCCACATGACCTATATCAATAATCTCTGGCACGTTTAATTCTGGAGAATTGCGGGTAAACGTTAATTTTTTCGCCCGAATAAAACGCGCATCTTTTCCCGTTAAACCCACCGCATTGCCGCCATGACGATTAATCAACGTCACAATGTCTTTATTCACCAATCCACCCAATACCATCTGCACAATATCCATCGTCTCAGAATCAGTAACCCGCATTCCTTGAAAGAATTCGCTTTGCTTGCCTAAGCGTTTTAATAAATCGCCAATTTGCGGGCCGCCCCCATGAACCACAATCGGATTAATGCCTACCCGTTTCATGAGAATAATATCGCGGGCAAAACTGTTTTTTAAATCTTCAGCCACCATCGCATTGCCACCGTATTTAATCACAATGGTTTTGCCCACAAAACGATTAATATACGGTAACGCTTCCACTAAAACATGCGCCACATTTTTAGCTTCTTCAAGAGAAAACATAAATCATATTCCTGTATGAATAATAAGGAGTCAATAAGAAAAAGGCTCAACTTTTCTTTTCAAGTTGAACCTTTTTTTCTTAATCGTTTAAGCCTATTTTTTAAGGCTTAATATAGGCGTATCCTTGCTGTTGCAAATAAGCCAATTCAGCCACACCGCTGGTGACGATGTCTTCGGGTTGTACATCGAATAAATCAGTCCCATAGTCAAGTTGACGCAGTGTCAGAGTATTATTGCACAGTTTAAAAGCCACGTTTTGACTTTTCAATTGTACCACTTGGGCTTGAATATCCAAGTTATCTTTTGCCTGTTGCAACAAATTAATGCCCGCACCGTGCATAATAACCTTGATTTCAATATTGTCTTGACCCACGGCATTAATGTGGTTTTGAATATTGCGCATCGCAATGTTTAATTGCTTTGGATCGTCAAAGTTAATGTGATATAACACTTTTTGCTTGTCGTAAGTACGAGTTGCCGTGTTGGTTTCGGGGTTTGCGGTAGAATCGGCCAAACTTGGCATGTGGAATGCCATTACACTTAGCGTTAAAGCCAAATAGGCCAAATGTTTTACTTTCACCTTGTGTCTCCTTTGGTGGGCGCAAATTAAAATACGTTTAGGATGTGTCGTGATGCGATTGAGTTACAGTATAGTGTTAATAATGGGTTTGTTGTTTTCTCCTTGGACGGTGGCCGCAGAAATGACGGTAGAACAGTTTATTCAACAAATGGTGCGACAACACCATTGGTCAGAATCATGGCTGCGCTCTGTATTGTCTCAGGCAAAAAAGCACGATGCCATTATCAAGTTAATGACTCCCCCGAAAACCGGTAAAGCACGCCCTTGGTATGAATATAGAAATACATTTTTAACCCAAGAACGCATTGACGGTGGCGTTCAATTTTGGCAAAGCCATGCCGATGCCTTACGCCGCGCTGAACAGCACTATGGTGTACCCGCTGAGTACCTTGTGTCAATCATTGGCGTGGAAACTTATTACGGGCGCATCATGGGCAATTACCGCGTGTTGGATGCGTTGTACACTTTAGCCTTCTATTATCCCCGTCGTGCTGAATTTTTTCGAGGGGAATTAGAACATTTTTTATTTATGATTCAAGAAGAAGGCTTTGATCCTTTGTCAATGACGGGGTCTTATGCGGGGGCAATGGGTTTAGGGCAGTTTATTCCCAGCAGTTACCGTCGTTATGCGGTTGATTTTACTGGGGATGGTAAGCGTAACATTTGGTCAGATGAAACGGATGCCATCGGCAGCATTGCCAATTATTTTCGCCAACACGGCTGGCAACCCAATCAGCCCGTTATTGAAGCCACCCAAGTGCGTCCAGAATCTGCCTCTCGTCTGCTGGCCTTAGAATTTA
The DNA window shown above is from Thioflexithrix psekupsensis and carries:
- the argB gene encoding acetylglutamate kinase, whose amino-acid sequence is MFSLEEAKNVAHVLVEALPYINRFVGKTIVIKYGGNAMVAEDLKNSFARDIILMKRVGINPIVVHGGGPQIGDLLKRLGKQSEFFQGMRVTDSETMDIVQMVLGGLVNKDIVTLINRHGGNAVGLTGKDARFIRAKKLTFTRNSPELNVPEIIDIGHVGEVSQIDIRILNTLLQGDFIPVIAPIGVGEDGQSYNINADLVAGKLAEVLTAEKLMLLTNAAGVLDKENNVLTGLNREKVQELIADGTIHGGMLPKIGCALDAVSAGVNAVHIIDGRIEHAVLLEIFTNSGIGTLIKA
- a CDS encoding DsrE family protein: MKVKHLAYLALTLSVMAFHMPSLADSTANPETNTATRTYDKQKVLYHINFDDPKQLNIAMRNIQNHINAVGQDNIEIKVIMHGAGINLLQQAKDNLDIQAQVVQLKSQNVAFKLCNNTLTLRQLDYGTDLFDVQPEDIVTSGVAELAYLQQQGYAYIKP
- the mltB gene encoding lytic murein transglycosylase B, yielding MRLSYSIVLIMGLLFSPWTVAAEMTVEQFIQQMVRQHHWSESWLRSVLSQAKKHDAIIKLMTPPKTGKARPWYEYRNTFLTQERIDGGVQFWQSHADALRRAEQHYGVPAEYLVSIIGVETYYGRIMGNYRVLDALYTLAFYYPRRAEFFRGELEHFLFMIQEEGFDPLSMTGSYAGAMGLGQFIPSSYRRYAVDFTGDGKRNIWSDETDAIGSIANYFRQHGWQPNQPVIEATQVRPESASRLLALEFKPIHSLGQLKKMGLLYQGKQPDNEVGLLIDLEIAPKKMGYWVGFNNFYVITRYNRSNRYAMAVHQLAQEIAHAYAAAQGN